The Candidatus Izemoplasma sp. genome has a window encoding:
- the cysE gene encoding serine O-acetyltransferase, translated as MGMISDIKTLKRKDPAARHTLEILLSHSGLHAVWFYRIAHLLWIIKLKLIARILSNIARFLTGVEIHPAAKIGKNFIIDHGSGVVIGETTEIGSNVLIYHQVTLGGTGNDSEHKRHPSICDDVMIAAGAKILGNIRVGMGAKIGANSVVLKDVPPYSTAVGMPARIIQGKKLSDEDCSLAGKAK; from the coding sequence ATGGGAATGATTAGTGATATTAAGACATTAAAACGGAAAGATCCAGCCGCAAGACATACATTGGAAATTTTATTATCTCATTCGGGACTTCATGCTGTGTGGTTTTACCGTATTGCACATTTACTGTGGATCATAAAACTTAAATTAATCGCAAGAATACTAAGTAATATCGCACGCTTTTTAACCGGTGTAGAGATTCATCCCGCTGCGAAGATTGGTAAGAACTTTATTATTGATCATGGTAGTGGTGTGGTGATCGGTGAAACTACCGAGATTGGTTCAAACGTTCTTATTTATCATCAAGTCACTTTAGGTGGAACCGGAAATGATTCTGAGCATAAACGACATCCATCAATTTGTGATGATGTTATGATTGCTGCAGGAGCTAAGATTCTTGGCAATATCCGAGTGGGTATGGGGGCTAAGATTGGTGCGAACTCAGTTGTTTTGAAAGATGTACCACCATATTCAACAGCCGTAGGCATGCCAGCACGGATTATTCAAGGGAAGAAACTGAGTGATGAAGATTGCAGTTTAGCAGGAAAAGCGAAATAA